GGTATTAGTCGTCATAGAGTAATCATTCTTACATTTGGATAATAGCTTTGCTCCTAGGAAGCATCTGCTTTCTAGGGGCAAAAGTATCCGAGTATACGAGAAGGGAGATTTAGTATCTATGGACAGAAAGCAAGCGGCATTACGCCCTTACTTTGAAAAGATGCCGGACATTGGGAAACCATTAAGTGCTGGGGAAATAAAACGAACTGAAGAAAATATAAAACTCGTTCAAGAACAAGAGGAAATTATCGCCAAAGCCGTTGAAAAGGTTAAAAATGCAGGAACCCCTGCCGAAGTCATTAGAAAAAAAGGCCAGATGACGGTTTGGGATAGACTCGACTATTTGGTTGATGAAGGAACGTGGTGCCCTTTACATACACTTTATAACCCCAGAGATAACGAAGAAGGATGCACGGGTGTTGTAGATGGTCTTGGAAAAATCGAAGGGAAATGGGCAGTCATTATTGGTTTCGATAATAAGGTTATGGCTGGGGCCTGGATCTCTGGCCAAGCTGAAAATATGTTAAGAGTTACTGATCTTGCTAAAAGACTGAATATTCCGTTAGTTTGGCTTACTAATTGTAGTGGAGTTAAATTGATGGAGCAAGAAAACGTGTATGCTGATAGGCGAGGAAGCGGAGCGACTTTCTTTAGACATGCAGAGCTGAATCGACTGGGCATTCCGATCCTCAATGGTATTTATGGCACTAACCCTGCTGGCGGAGGATATCAAGGAATCAGCCCGACGATCCTTATAGCCCATAAGGATGCTAATATTGCTGTGGGGGGAGCTGGAATCGTTGGAGGGATGAATCCTAAGGGTTTTTTCGACTTAGAGTCAGCTCAACAATTAATCGATGCGACCCAGGGATTTAAGGCCAAGGCGCCTGGTCGTATAGAGACTCATTTTGATGAGACAGCCTACTTTAGAGAAGTTTATGATAGTGAAATCGGTGTCTTAGATGGCATCAAAGAGTATATGAGTGGCTTGCCAGCCTATGATCCCAAAGTGTTTAGAGTAGCGGAGCCGGCAGAACCTAAGTATCCAGGTCTGGAGCTGAACCGCCTGCTTCCAGCCAATCAAAGACGGCCTTATGATGCCATGCAAATCCTGGCACGTCTTACGGATAACAGCGAATTTATGGAGTACCGGCCGGAATATGGACCGGAAGTCTTTACGGGAATTGCCAAAATAGATGGTTTCCCGGTAGGGATTATTGGCAACAGGCAAGGAATGCTGCCCAAATATCCGGAATATGCTGAAAGAGCTTATGTGGGAATCGGAGGTAAGCATTACCGACAGGGATTAATTAAACAGTCCGAATTTGTCACTTTATGCGGCCGGGATAATTTGCCGATTATCTGGCTTCAGGATACCACAGGCATTGATGTTGGGGACGTTGCCGAGAGAGCGGAATTACTGGCTCTGGGTCAAAGCCTGATTTATTCTATTGAAAAGACGGATATCGCCATGATATGCATTGTTTTAAGAAAAGGTACAGCTGCTGCCCATTATATTATGGGAGGGCCTCAAGCCAATGAAAATAACGCCTTTACCTTAGGAACTCCTTTGACAGAAATTTACGTAATGCACGGGGAAACAGCGGCGGCGGCATCTTATGCCCGCAGGCTGGTTAAAGAACAAGAGGTAGGTAAGGACTTAGAGCCGGTTATTGAGAAAATGAATCAAATGGTAAAAGATTACGAAGAGAAGTCCAGACCTGCTTATTGTGCAAAGCTCGGCCTTGTGGATGAGATTGTAGGACTGTCGGATTTAAGAAGCTATTGTGTAGCTTTTGCCAGTGCAAATTATCAAAATCCCAAGTCGATTACTCCCATCCATCAGATGATCTTACCTAGGACCATTAAGGGATAAAATTACTGAATTACTCGGATATAGAAGGTAACAGGATTTCATCTTGGTTTTGTAGAGCTTAAGAGTATACATTCTCCTATAAGGTTACAAAAAATTTGATAAGGAGGGATACAGAATGGATTTTGGATTAACTGAAGAACAAAGAATGGTTCAAGAGATGGCTCGTGATTTCGCAGAAAAAGAAATAGGTCCTTATGTTGAAGAGGATGAAGAAAATCATTATTACCGCAGAGAGATCTTAAGCAAAATGGGAAAGTTAGGGCTGTTAGGGTGGAGCATTCCCGAAGAGTATGGTGGAAATGGCATGGGGTGGATGGAAGCAGTGACAGCTTTATACGAAATAGCCAAGGTTCATACTTCCTGGAGGCTAAGTATCAGTGGCAACGTCTGGGGCCCAGCAATGACGATTAATGAATGGGGTACTAAGGAACAAAAACAAACGTATATACCCCGCCTTGTGAGTGGCGATTCAGTAGGAAGCTTTGCAATGACAGAAGCCAATACCGGTTCTGATGTAGCTAGTATGAAGACTTTAGCTGAGGATAAAGGCGACCATTGGCTGATCAATGGCTCAAAGATGTGGATATCCGGAGGACACACTTGTGATATCGGACTTCTTTATGCCGTCACAGAAAAAGGCGCAGGAGCCAAAGGAATATCCTGCTTTATCATTGACTACAACAAAACCCCTGGTGTAACCAGAATTCCCATACTTAAGAAAGTTGGAATGTGGCCAGCTCCGACTTCGGAATTAGTGTTTGAAAATGCAATGATTCCGAAAGAAAACCTGTTAGGTCCACTTAATAAAGGCTTTCAAATATGTATGTGGATGTTAAACAATACTCGGATGGGCTGCGCTACTGGTTCTGCTGCTCTTTCAGCAGCCTGTCTGGAAGGTTCAGTTCAATATGCTAATGAGCGTACTCAATTTGGAAAACAGATTGGAAAGTATCAAATGATTCAGCAGCAGATTGCAGAAATGAAGCTAGAAGATGAAGCAGCTAAATATCTCGTTTATCGAGCTGCCTGGTTAAAAGAAAACAAGTTGCCCAGTCAACAGGCGACATCCATGGCTAAGCTATATGGCTCTATTGCAGCGGTTCATGCCGCAAACATAGCCATGAAAATCTACGGCTCATATGGCTATTCGACTGAATATCCTTGCGGTAGATGGCTCCGCGATGCTAAGCAGTTTGAGACACTTGAAGGAACATCGAATATTCATATGCAGATTATCTCTAAAATCGAACTTGGTTACCAGCCAAATAGATAGTCTAAGGAGGAAAATACTTTGCAGCGTGTTGGCCAAGTAATGTCACGACTTTCTGTATGCCTTTACAGTTTCCATACTATTGGAGATGCGCTTACTTTAATGAAGGAAAAAAAAGTGACTGGCTTGCCTTTGCTCAATGATCAAGGCCATTTACTGGGTATGGTTACCAAAGAGCAGATTTTTGAGAAAGGCTTAGAACGGTTCTCGGCAGAGACTAAGGCTATTGACTATTTGACCACGCGTTTCTTTCCTTTAAAGGAAGATGCATTATTGGAAGATGTTACGGATTTACCCTTTGATATTTACCCGGTGTTAAATAACCTAGAAGAAATAATTGGTGTAGTAACTAAGAATTCTTTGATTCAGGCTTATCTTCAACAGGCCCAATTACGTAGACAAGAACTCGAGGCGGTTTTTGACTCAGCGCACAATGCCATTATAGCTATAAATAAACAGGGCATCATAACATCTCTAAACCCAGCGGCAGAAAGACCTACTCGTTCAACAAAAGAAGAAGCCGTCGGACGTTTTTTAAACGATGTCATTATCCCTACAGGTCTCTTAGATGTTGTTCGCAGTGGAATACCCGAATTTGGAGCCAAATTTCAGGTGGGCCGCAGATTGTATATCTCCAATCGGACACCAATTATTAGAGACGGGGAAGTCGTAGGGGCGGTAGGAGTATTCCAAGACGTTTCCGAGATAGAAAAGGTTTTGCAAGAACTAAGAAGTGTCAAACAACTTAATGAAGAGCTCCAGACAATTATTGCTTCTTCGTATGATGGGTTAATCATTTGTGACGGACAAGGTGAAATACTGCGCTGTAACCCTGCTGTGGGAAGAATATTAGAAGTTGCTTGGGCGGATCTAGTGGGGAGATCGTTTAAAGAACTTGTGGAGAAAGAGGTTTTCGAGAATAATATTATTCATCTAGTTAGAAAAAAGGATGGTGTTGTAAGTCTTCTGGAAAGGACCTTTGATAAGCATACCTTGGTCATCACAGGCAATCCAGTCTATGATGAAGAAGGGGACATCATAAAAATTGTCATTAACATAAGAGATATGAGTGAATTGCTATTTCTAAGGGAAGCTCTGGAAGAGAGTAAACAACTCTCGGAAAAGTATCAGTCTCAGATCGCACAGATGAGGAATAATCAAGAAACGAGTCCTGAGTGGAGGTCCTGTTCCGTTATCATGGACAATGTGAAGGATCTTGCTACTAGGGTAAGTCAAGTAGATTCGCCTGTAGTATTAGTTGGAGAACAAGGGGTAGGCAAGGAAGATATTGCAAGACTAATCCATTCCAAGAGCAAACGTGCTCAAGCCCCTTTTTACAAATTAAATTGCGGATCCCTTCCTAATCATCTGCTAGAGATAGAGCTATTTGGGCAAGAAATCTCCTCTGACGGAACTAAGAGAAAAGCGGGGGTATTCGAGTTAGCAGAAAAGGGTTGTGTTTACCTTGAAGATGTAGGAAAAATACCCTTAAGTTTACAAGGCCGTTTATTGAGAGTACTACAGAATAAGACACAACAAGTTTCAGATGGGAAGAAAAGCATTCCCATCGATGTAAGAATTATCGCTAGTTCCACTACACCGTTAAAAGACTTAGTGGAAAATGGCCTTTTTCGATTGGATCTCTTTTTCAGTCTAAACGTAGTGCCAATTACTATTCCTGCCCTAAGAGAACGTAAAGAAGATCTTATACCCCTAGTTCTTTATTATCTAGAGCAAAACAATAAGCGTCACGGATTAGAGAAGGTTTTTTCTCCAAAAGCAGTTCGCTTATTCTTGAGTTATCCTTGGTTAGGAAATATTCGAGAAATGGCCAACATCATTGAGCGGTTAGTAGTTACCTCAAATCAAAAGCTTATTTCTGAAAGGGAGGTTGACCACGTACTTTATCAAAAGGAAAACAGCGCTCTCAGGTCTGTAACAGTGGCCGGAGTTATTCCGCTCAAGGAAGCTATTGATGATCTAGAACAACAACTGGTTAGATTAGCCATGAAACAGTATCGTACTACCGTTAAAGCTGCTGAGGCATTAGGGGTAAATCAGTCTACAGTCGTACGCAAGTTGAAGAAGTTAAAGGAGATGCAGGGAAATGAAACGGAATCAAGGTGATAAAGTCGTTGTTTCCTTAGAAAGGGTGAGATAAGCATGACTGATTGGAATTTAGCGGTCAAGATTTTTGTAAGCGGTGTAAGTATCGTGATGCTTGTCATGTGTTCGCTACAGCTCTCAGTCGGTGCTTGTTCAATTATCATTAGATCATTTGGAAACCGTAGAGAAAAAGCGAAAGACTAGACTTAGACAACTTGAGAAAGGAGGCGTTAATTCATGGAGAAAGTATTACACGAATTGATTACATCCAGCGGTTTTTTTCATCTAACTTTGGGCAATGTGATCATGTGGACAATAGCCGTTGTCCTTATGTATCTGGCCATTAAAAAGGAATATGAACCCCTTTTGTTATTACCAATTTCCTTTGGAATTTTAGTCGTGAATTTACCACTAACATTTTTGATGGAGCCTGACAGCGGTCTCATCTGGAGATTTTATCACTATGGGATTGACTGGGAAATTATCCCTCCTCTAATTTTTCTTGGCTTAGGTGCTATGACAGATTTTGGTCCAGTAATTGCAAATCCAAAAACCTTGCTCCTAGGTGGGGGTGCACAAATTGGAGTTTATATAACGTTTTTTGTAGCCTTGCTTTTTGGTTTTGATATAAAAGAAGCTGCGTCAATATCCATCGTTGGGGGAGCAGATGGCCCGACAACAATTTATCTGACCTCTAAGCTAGCCTCCCATATGCTTGGACCGGTAGCAGTAGCTGCTTATTCCTATATGGCTCTGGTTCCAATTATTCAGCCACCAATCATGAAACTGCTGACAACCAAGGCCGAGCGAAGAACCGTTATGCGGAAATTACGTACGGTCAGTAAAGTAGAAAAGATAGTATTTCCAGTGGTTACGGGAACGTTAATTATGTTGATTGTACCAGCATCTGCTGCTTTGATGGCTATGTTTATGCTAGGTAACTTGTTTAAGGAGTCGGGTGTCGTTGAAAGACTTACAAAGGCTGCTCAAAACGAATTGATGAATATCGTTACAATTTTTTTAGGTCTTTCCGTAGGCGCTACTATGACTGCGGAGATATTCCTTAAACGAGAGGTGATCTTACTATTTATCCTTGGACTATTTGCCTTTGCTATTGCTACAGCGTCAGGTGTATTGTTAGCAAAGTTTATGAACCTTTTCTTAAAAGAAAAAATCAATCCGCTAATTGGGGCTGCAGGAGTTTCGGCGGTACCTATGTCTGCCAGAGTTGTTCACAAAGTAGGAGCAGAGGAAAATAAGCGGAATTATTTGTTAATGCACGCTATGGGACCCAATGTAGCAGGAGTTATAGGGACCTTGGTTGCAGCATCCGTCATGCTAACGTTTTTACAATAATACTTTGCTAAATTCTAATTAGTAGAACGAAATTCAAAGCCATAAGGGCAAATTTTTTTAGAGAAAATTACCAGAATATTTTAATTTATTTAAATTAGTATGATTTTAATATTTGAATCAAGAACACCATACACGACATAAAGCCATACAGCTGAATGTTGGTGTTTATACATATTAATTAGAAGGGGGGCAAGAGAAAAAATAGAATTTTTTTAATGAACCTTACGTAAAAAAATTATTAAGAGGGGGGCAAATTTATATGCGCAAAATACTTAGCTTAATAATGGTTGTATTTATATCTCTTGCTATGACAGGGTGCGGAAGCAAATCTGCCAATACTTCGGATCAATCATCTGAAAAAGTTGAACGAGTGAACATCGCTACAGGTACAACGTCCGGGGCTTATTACCCTATTGGAAATGCCATGGCTAAAATATGGACTGACAAGGTACCGGGAGTTAAAGCATCAGCCCAATCGACTGAGGCAAGTGCGGCCAACATGAACTTTTTACAGCAGAAAGAAGCGGAAGTTGCTTTTACCATGGCCAATGTGGCAGTGTACGCCTATCAGGGTCAGGATAATTTTTCCGGCCGGGCTAACAAAGACCTGCGCGGCATGACCTTTTTGTATCCTAATGTCACGCAAATTGTGGTGCGCAAGGATTCAGGCATCAACTCCGTCAAGGATCTCCAGGGGAAGCGGTTTGTGCCTGGGGCTACGGGAAGCGGAACGGTAACCAATTCTAAGGAAGTTCTGGATATCTTCGGTCTGAATTTCTGGGATAAAGATAAGAGCAATGTCAATGCGGATTACGTGGGATTCACTGAGGCCAGTGAGCTGCTCAAAAATAAGCAGGCAGATGCCGCTAATTTCTCCGGTGCTATGCCCTTGGCGGCGATTATGGACGTCTCTAATTCCATTGATGTAAAGCTCATTTCCTTGGAACCGGATATGATTCAAAAGATTGTTGAGAAATACCCTTTCTATTATGAATATGTCATTCCTAAAGGAACGTACAAGGGCCAGGAGGAAGATGTACACACGGTAGCCTTAGCCAATCTCTTAGTGACTCGTGCTGATCTCAGTGAAGATTTAATCTATAACCTTACGAAAGGGATTTATGAAAACCTGCCGGATCTCTACAATGCCCATGCCATCACCAAGAACATTAAAAAAGAAGATTCCGGCAAAGGTATGGGTCCGATACCGCTGCATCCGGGCGCTATTAAGTATTTCAAGGAAGTCGGTGTGCTGAAGTAATAAAGGAGGATAACATCATGAGCAAAGTACTGGATAAGCCTGGCGGCGAACAAATCAGTACATTGTCAGACAGTGAAATTGCCTCAGAAGAAGTTGTCCAAGAACTATTAGAGAAATACGACAAGGAATCCCAAGTTCGTAAATTCAAACCCAAATCAAAGACTGGACTGCTGGTCTCGGCCATAGCCATCTCCTTTTCCCTGTTTCATTTGTGGGTGGCAGGTATCGGAACTCTTGAAGCTATTAAGCTGCGTTCCATTCATCTGACTTTTGTTATGGTACTCATCTTTCTTCTATATCCGGCTCGCAAGAAGGGTATGAGAGGTAAACCGGGGATCTTTGACTGGATTATGATTGCCTTAAGTATTGTTGCCGGCCTCTATATGGTATTTGCGAACGAACAACTAGCCCTGCGGGGGGGGCTGCCAATTAATCGGGATTATATCATGGGGGCACTGGGGATCTTGGTTGTCTTTGAAGCGGGACGCCGGTGTTTAGGGAAAGAACTCCCGATTCTGGGTGTACTGTTTCTGCTCTACGCCTACTTTGGAGAGTATATCCCAGGATCCTTTGGCCACAGCGGCTTCAGTCTCAAAAGAATTATTTACCAAATGTATTTAGGTTCTGAAGGAATTTTTGGGGTTGCTTTGGGTGTTTCGGCTACATTTATTTTCCTCTTCATACTTTTCGGGGCTTTTCTGGGGGAAACCGGAATGGCGAAGCTGATCAATGATTCTTCCATGGCTTTGGCTGGGACTTCCCCGGGCGGGCCGGCCAAAGTGGCCGTCTTTGCCAGCGGAATTATGGGAACCATCAGCGGTAGTGCGGTAGCTAATGTAGCAACCACGGGTGCCTTTACTATTCCCCTAATGAAAAGCATCGGTTACCGGCCTCACTTTGCTGCAGCAGTGGAGGCGGTTGCTTCCACTGGCGGGCAGTTTATGCCCCCGATTATGGGTGCGGCAGCCTTTATTATGGCGGAATTCTTAAATATTCCCTATAAAGACATCATGGTTGCTGCCTTGATTCCCGCCTTCCTTTACTATTTAGCGGTATTTACCATGGTACATCTTGAAGCTCTTAAAACCGGCCTAAAAGGTGTGCCTCGCGAACAATTGCCGGTGATGAAACTAGTTCTCAAAGAGCGGGGGCATCTCATAATACCTCTGGCGGCCATCATTTATCTTCTGGTTAAAGGGGTAACTCCCACTTATGCCGCTTTCTATGGGATTCTGGTGGCCATTGGAGCTAGCTTCCTGCGGAAATCCACGCGCATGAGCTGGCGGGGTTTCTTGATGGCCTTGGAAATGGGCGCTAAAGGAAGTATTAGTGTAGCTATTGCTACCGCCGTTGTAGGCGTTATCGTGGGAGTGTCCTCTCTCACCAGCTTGGGGATTACCTTGGGAGACAATATGCTGGCCTTTGCTCACGGCAACTTATTCCCCACCTTGTTGCTGACCATGATTACAGCCATTATTTTGGGCATGGGAATGCCTACCACAGCCGTTTATATTGTGGGCGCCACTATTGCCTCTCCGGCTCTTCTCAAATTAGGGGTCGCACCTTTAGCAGCCCATTTGTTTGTATTCTACTTTGGCAATATCTCTAATGTCACTCCGCCTGTTGCCTTAGCGGCCTTTACCGGAGCAGGAATTGCCAGTGCCAACCCGAGTAAAGTTGGATGGGCCGCAGCCCGCTTAGCGGCTGCAGGGTTTTTGATTCCTTACATTTGGATATACTCGCCGGCTCTGATCGCTCAGGGCAGTATTGGCCATATCCTGGGGTCTCTGGTTACAGCTACGGTAGGAGTTATCGCCCTGGCTTGTGCTGTACAGGGATATATGTTGAATACTACCAACCTGTTCCAAAGAGTTTTTCTGATTATTGCAGCCTTTGGCTTGATTAAGCCTGGGTTGCTTACAGATACGGTAGGGATTTCCGTCTTAGTGATTGTCTTCCTGTGGCAGCGAATTCAGCGTAAATCTGTTAAGACAGAGGGGGTTAATGTTACTTAGCCTTGGAGGGCGAATTGTACTGACTGCTGAGGAGGGGGAATTCGAATATGCAGTATTTTATGGAACCTAAAGATGTGGCGATTATTGGAGCAAGCCAGGATTTTAAGACGATTAACGGCAAAATACTTAAGTATTTGCTGAAGCATCATTACCAAGGGAGAATCTATCCGGTCAATCCCAAGTACCAAGAAATTGCGGGTGTCACCTGTTACGCTTCTGTAGAGGAAATACCCAGAGATGTGGATTTAGCCCTTATTGCAGTGGCTGCAGTTCGAGTGCCTGGAATCTTAAAGGACTGTGGTACCCATGGAATCAAACGTGCCGTTATCTTTTCTTCCGGCTTTGCAGAGACCGGTGCTGAAGGCAAGATAATTCAAGAAGAAATCATCGCGACTGCAAAAAAATATCAGATGCGCTTAATCGGCCCTAATTGCTTGGGAATCCTCAATGCTTCTTCTGGGATGATTGCTTCCTTCAGCGCCTCACTGGAACTGGATTGTATTAAAACCGGTCATTTAGCGTTAGTTTCTCAAAGCGGGGCTGTAGGTTTTATGCTCTTTAATCTTTTGCAGGAAGCTGGGGTGGGTGTCAACTTTGTTGTCACTACCGGAAACGAAGCAGATGTGACAGTCAGCGAAGGTTTGGATTATGTGGTGGAGAACCCTAAGACAAAAGTGATCCTTACTTACCTGGAAGGGTTAAGAGATGGAGAGCCCTTTAAAAAGACTGCTGAGAAAGCAGCAGAAGCAGGGAAACCGATTATCGCCTTGAAAGTCGGTAATTCCAAAAGCGGGCAAAAGGCAGCTGCAACTCATACGGCAGCCTTGGCCGGCTCAGGAGCAGCCTACAAAAGCTTCTTCGATAAAATGGGCATTATTCAGGCTAACGATAGTGATGATATTATCGACTTGGCCCAGGCCTTTGTACCTGGAAAACTCCCTAAAGGGCCAAAGGTAGGAATCGTAACTATGTCCGGCGGGGTGGGCATCTTGCTGGCCGATCGTTCGGAAGAACTGGGCCTGAAAATACCCCAATTAAGCAAAGGATTGCAGGAAGAAGTTCAGAAGGTTATTCCAGCCTTTGGCTGCGCCCAAAATCCTGTGGATGTCACTGCCCAATCCCTGAATCAGGGAGAAGAGTTCAAGAAATGTCTCAAGATCCTTTTAGCCTCAGAGGAACTGGATATGTTGATTGTCGCCATTACCATGGCTACAGGGAAAATGGCCGAGAAAATAGGAATGGACATTGCTGAGGCTGCTTTGGGAACGGATAAGCCCCTTGTCGTTAGTTGGAGTGTTGGTCAAGTATCCAAGCCGGGCTTTGATGTTCTGAAGGATGCGGGAGTTCCTCTCTATCACTCCCCGGCCCGGGCAGCCAAAGTTTTGGGGGCATTATATAAATATGTCAATTTCAAATGCGGCTGGAAGAAAACTTCTGGTGGAGAAATCAATCTTGACAGAAAGGTTAAAGTTCAAAAGGCCCTTAAGGAAAACAGTAAAGTCTTAAGTGAACACTCTACAAAGGAACTGTTAGAGCTTTACGGTCTGCCGGTGACCAAAGAATATGTGGCTAAGAGCGCTGAAGAGGCTGCCGCAATGGCTGAATGTATGGGCTATCCGGTGGTTATGAAGATCGATTCTCCCGATATCCTGCATAAAACAGAAGCAGGAGGGGTTGCCGTTAATATTTCCTCGGCTCAGGAGGCAGAAGCAAAGTTCAAAGAAATTACGGAAAACGGTCGGAATTATAATCCTCAAGCCAAGATCAACGGTATTTTAATTCAGGAACAAGTACCGCCGGGAGTCGAGGTCATCGTTGGTTTGCAGAGAGATCCGGTCTTAGGGACGCAGATCATGTTTGGTCTCGGTGGAATCTTTGTTGAGGTTCTTAAAGATGTGGTATTAAAACCCATACCGTTAAGCCGTGAGGACGCTCAAGAGGTTTTGAACGAGATTAAGGGTGGCGCCCTGTTAAACGGTGTTAGGGGCAGACAGGCGGCAGACAAAGATGCCTTAGTTGAAATCCTGCTTGGAGTCAGTCAATTAGCGGTAGAAGCGGGGGAGGATCTCTTGAGTCTGGATATTAATCCGGTAATGGCATTACCACAAGGTATGGGAGCCAAAATACTCGATGGCGTCATAGTTACGTCTTGAGGTCAGGTATTAAGGGAATTAAATCAGATAATGAATTGTAAACCATGGTTTTACATTTTGTAAAACCTTTTTCTTTTGGCCGCGGTATGTTAAAATATCAACTTTGCTATGATTCTGTTATGGAAGTCTGAATTTCTAGATATTCTAGCGTTTGCTAAAATAAAACATAGGAAATCAGCGTCCGATTTTTCGGAATTTAAGGCGGTTATGGGATATTCATAATCTTAAGTACGGAAAACTAGACATTTATGTACGAAAAATAAGATTCCGGGACAATTACTTACGTAATTTTCAGAAAAATTATAGAAACTTAAGTAAAAACCTTTAGAAATTTAATGACAAAAATTTAACATTTATCAGGTGTTTGTAAGACAAGATCGTTAACAAACGCCTTTTTTTATTGATGTTTATACTTTGGTATAGTTCTTGCTAAGATAAAGAAATATGGTAAGAAAATAAAAAATAAGGGAGATGATTTTATGACAAAGATTATTGATTATTGGCATCAACCATTTACGGAAGAGGGGATGAAGAAAGCTTATATCGATGATCCTGAACAAAACCAGGTTGCTAAATGGTGGGGTCTTGACATTAGAGGACGGACACCAGAAGAGTTTATTGCGGATATGGATAAAAATGGGGTTGATAAAGTACTTATCCCTTCAGGTAAAATTAAGTCTTATACAAGGCAGGTTCTACAGTGGAATTTCCAAACTGAAGATGTCTACAGCATGATCAAGGACTTTCCAACTAGATTATACGGACTACATGGAATCAATGCTGAAGAGAGAATGGATGGAGTAAGAGAGTTAGAGAGAGCTGTTAAGGAATTTGGTTTCGTTGGCGCACATCTACACACCTATGGTTTTGGGTTGCCAGTAAATGACAAACGATACTTCCCATTTTATGCTAAATGTGTTGAACTAGATGTTCCTGTAGTCATGCAAATCGGGCATTCTGCCGAAGCAATGCCTAGTGAAATGGGTCGTCCTATCTTATTGGATGATATTGCCCTCTTTTTCCCAGAATTAAGGATTGTAGCAGCTCATACTGGTTGGCCCTGGGTTGAAGAACTAATAGCGATGTCTTGGAAACATCCGAATATCTATATAGGAACGACAGCTCATGGCCCGAAGTATTGGGATAG
This Desulfosporosinus orientis DSM 765 DNA region includes the following protein-coding sequences:
- a CDS encoding TRAP transporter permease; translated protein: MSKVLDKPGGEQISTLSDSEIASEEVVQELLEKYDKESQVRKFKPKSKTGLLVSAIAISFSLFHLWVAGIGTLEAIKLRSIHLTFVMVLIFLLYPARKKGMRGKPGIFDWIMIALSIVAGLYMVFANEQLALRGGLPINRDYIMGALGILVVFEAGRRCLGKELPILGVLFLLYAYFGEYIPGSFGHSGFSLKRIIYQMYLGSEGIFGVALGVSATFIFLFILFGAFLGETGMAKLINDSSMALAGTSPGGPAKVAVFASGIMGTISGSAVANVATTGAFTIPLMKSIGYRPHFAAAVEAVASTGGQFMPPIMGAAAFIMAEFLNIPYKDIMVAALIPAFLYYLAVFTMVHLEALKTGLKGVPREQLPVMKLVLKERGHLIIPLAAIIYLLVKGVTPTYAAFYGILVAIGASFLRKSTRMSWRGFLMALEMGAKGSISVAIATAVVGVIVGVSSLTSLGITLGDNMLAFAHGNLFPTLLLTMITAIILGMGMPTTAVYIVGATIASPALLKLGVAPLAAHLFVFYFGNISNVTPPVALAAFTGAGIASANPSKVGWAAARLAAAGFLIPYIWIYSPALIAQGSIGHILGSLVTATVGVIALACAVQGYMLNTTNLFQRVFLIIAAFGLIKPGLLTDTVGISVLVIVFLWQRIQRKSVKTEGVNVT
- a CDS encoding acetate--CoA ligase family protein, giving the protein MQYFMEPKDVAIIGASQDFKTINGKILKYLLKHHYQGRIYPVNPKYQEIAGVTCYASVEEIPRDVDLALIAVAAVRVPGILKDCGTHGIKRAVIFSSGFAETGAEGKIIQEEIIATAKKYQMRLIGPNCLGILNASSGMIASFSASLELDCIKTGHLALVSQSGAVGFMLFNLLQEAGVGVNFVVTTGNEADVTVSEGLDYVVENPKTKVILTYLEGLRDGEPFKKTAEKAAEAGKPIIALKVGNSKSGQKAAATHTAALAGSGAAYKSFFDKMGIIQANDSDDIIDLAQAFVPGKLPKGPKVGIVTMSGGVGILLADRSEELGLKIPQLSKGLQEEVQKVIPAFGCAQNPVDVTAQSLNQGEEFKKCLKILLASEELDMLIVAITMATGKMAEKIGMDIAEAALGTDKPLVVSWSVGQVSKPGFDVLKDAGVPLYHSPARAAKVLGALYKYVNFKCGWKKTSGGEINLDRKVKVQKALKENSKVLSEHSTKELLELYGLPVTKEYVAKSAEEAAAMAECMGYPVVMKIDSPDILHKTEAGGVAVNISSAQEAEAKFKEITENGRNYNPQAKINGILIQEQVPPGVEVIVGLQRDPVLGTQIMFGLGGIFVEVLKDVVLKPIPLSREDAQEVLNEIKGGALLNGVRGRQAADKDALVEILLGVSQLAVEAGEDLLSLDINPVMALPQGMGAKILDGVIVTS
- a CDS encoding amidohydrolase family protein — encoded protein: MTKIIDYWHQPFTEEGMKKAYIDDPEQNQVAKWWGLDIRGRTPEEFIADMDKNGVDKVLIPSGKIKSYTRQVLQWNFQTEDVYSMIKDFPTRLYGLHGINAEERMDGVRELERAVKEFGFVGAHLHTYGFGLPVNDKRYFPFYAKCVELDVPVVMQIGHSAEAMPSEMGRPILLDDIALFFPELRIVAAHTGWPWVEELIAMSWKHPNIYIGTTAHGPKYWDSKLVAYLNTKGRGLGKVLFGTDFPVLNWPTCIKQIDALSLKPEAKESLLNGCATKVFKFKD